One genomic segment of Vulcanisaeta thermophila includes these proteins:
- a CDS encoding TIGR00304 family membrane protein yields MIDLITLAVALSIILAIIGVVLIIVDLMRSGSKEDEERGSRKTGFGGVVLIGPVPIIFGNDSSTIKWAIILTMVVVIIFILLMVIPALVG; encoded by the coding sequence ATGATTGATTTAATAACGCTGGCTGTGGCTTTATCCATAATCCTCGCCATAATAGGCGTTGTACTCATAATCGTGGATCTCATGAGGTCGGGGAGTAAGGAGGATGAAGAGAGAGGAAGTAGAAAGACTGGCTTTGGTGGTGTTGTCCTCATAGGCCCTGTACCCATAATATTCGGTAATGACTCATCGACCATTAAGTGGGCCATTATATTGACCATGGTGGTTGTTATAATCTTCATACTACTAATGGTGATACCAGCCCTCGTGGGGTGA
- a CDS encoding heme exporter protein CcmD, whose translation MRLYQLGILLIFLSVLIPIVLILIGVALSTTTSGLSYTQPSVGGAVIIFPLVPIPILITFGHPTITQPLLWLTYAIFLVFLALIIFSVVQYVRARREALKRWQEEHK comes from the coding sequence ATGAGGCTGTATCAACTGGGCATATTGTTGATATTTCTCTCGGTACTAATACCAATAGTACTTATACTAATAGGTGTTGCCTTATCCACGACGACCAGTGGATTATCGTATACACAGCCCAGCGTGGGCGGTGCCGTGATTATATTCCCCCTAGTGCCCATACCCATACTAATAACCTTTGGACACCCAACAATAACACAACCACTCCTCTGGCTAACCTACGCCATATTCCTGGTATTCCTAGCCCTAATAATATTCTCTGTGGTTCAGTACGTACGAGCAAGGAGGGAGGCCCTTAAGCGTTGGCAGGAGGAACACAAATAA
- a CDS encoding aminotransferase-like domain-containing protein, with amino-acid sequence MLRWSPVELASRIVKSKPITYNFATGSPDPSLIPIDEVRRSFENVIERYGVSTLAYPGAGGLKELRIEVSRYLSRALGIEVGWRNIIITSGAQHAIKLLSQLLMRRRTVVYTENPTFVETVMPMRFQGVRLVGVPLDDEGLNVYELERLVKIHGSGIVYVIPNCHNPTGVSMSMDRRKYLIELSEGYGLTIIEDDPYTPISHEKTTPLRALSDGVIYVGSFSKVLGPGLRIGFLVITDNVLRSRVEMLEQHDFSTSTLTQYIVYDMLRRGVIYRAMEKADDVYKLKLNTLIDALSRYMPGALMYKPHCGFYTFVNLGRNAWDVLKESVRYGIAFVPGDGFYVEKPIVTSARLSIGTIPIDRIEEGIRLLSDVVGRG; translated from the coding sequence ATGCTTAGATGGTCACCCGTGGAGTTGGCAAGTAGGATTGTCAAGAGTAAACCTATCACGTACAACTTTGCCACGGGGTCCCCAGACCCATCACTAATACCGATTGATGAGGTCAGGAGGTCCTTTGAGAATGTCATTGAGAGGTACGGTGTGTCAACCCTTGCATACCCAGGCGCCGGTGGGCTTAAGGAGCTGAGGATAGAGGTCTCAAGGTACCTGAGCAGGGCACTTGGTATTGAGGTTGGTTGGAGGAACATCATAATAACCAGTGGCGCTCAACATGCAATTAAGTTACTCTCCCAATTGCTCATGAGGAGGAGGACCGTGGTTTACACGGAGAACCCCACTTTCGTGGAGACGGTGATGCCCATGAGATTCCAGGGGGTTAGGTTAGTGGGTGTTCCGTTGGATGATGAGGGATTGAATGTCTACGAACTGGAGAGACTGGTTAAGATCCACGGTAGCGGCATCGTCTACGTCATACCCAACTGCCACAACCCCACCGGCGTGAGCATGAGCATGGATAGGAGGAAGTACCTGATAGAGTTGAGTGAGGGTTATGGGCTGACCATCATTGAGGACGACCCATACACGCCAATATCCCATGAAAAAACAACACCACTGAGGGCCTTAAGTGATGGTGTTATTTACGTGGGGTCCTTCTCAAAGGTACTGGGGCCTGGGTTGAGGATTGGCTTCCTGGTGATTACGGATAACGTGCTTAGGAGCAGGGTTGAAATGCTGGAGCAGCATGACTTCTCAACATCCACACTAACCCAGTACATTGTTTATGACATGCTCAGGAGGGGCGTCATTTATAGGGCCATGGAGAAGGCCGATGACGTTTATAAGCTCAAATTGAACACACTAATTGATGCGCTGAGCCGGTACATGCCCGGCGCCCTAATGTATAAACCGCACTGTGGATTCTACACCTTCGTGAACCTGGGGAGGAATGCGTGGGATGTTTTAAAGGAATCGGTGAGGTATGGAATAGCCTTTGTACCTGGTGATGGCTTTTACGTGGAGAAACCCATAGTGACTAGCGCTAGGCTTAGTATAGGCACCATACCCATTGATCGCATTGAAGAGGGCATTAGATTATTAAGTGATGTAGTTGGGCGGGGTTGA
- a CDS encoding CTP synthase: MTTKYVFVTGGVLSGLGKGITTSSIGKILQARGYNVTAVKIDPYLNVDAGTMNPFQHGEVFVTFDGGETDLDLGHYERFLDIEVPKYHNITSGQVYYSVIRKERRGKYLGQTVQLIPHVTDEIKRRIMLVTRRERPDVVLVEIGGTVGDYEGLPFLEAARQMKLEMPEDVLFVHVALVPLLSTTGELKTKPLQHSVAELRRVGIQPDIIIARSPKPLDEGTKRKISLFTNVPLEAVFTSYDVDTIYKVPLILEEQGLGKYIIRKLGLEDRPAKLDDWVSFVNSLENAKEVVRVFMCGKYVKLHDSYISIVEAIKHAAAHLKVKPEIVWCDTEEIEKEPSKVTELNNADAVIVLPGFGARGVEGKIEAIRYVRENNIPFLGICYGMQLAVVEFARNVVGLKGAHTTEVDPNTPYPVIDITPEEANVKDLGGTMILGNRRIKIMEGTIAHEIYGRAEIQERHRHRYEVNPRFFNALTERGLVFSGWRVDKPRVEIIELPTHYFFVATQFHPEFRSRPLRPHPLFIALLRAAINRKHELPSPYSLRHVTA, translated from the coding sequence ATGACGACTAAGTACGTATTTGTTACTGGAGGGGTGCTGTCCGGGCTTGGTAAGGGCATTACCACATCATCCATTGGCAAGATACTGCAGGCTAGAGGTTACAATGTAACTGCGGTGAAGATAGACCCATACCTGAACGTTGATGCAGGTACCATGAACCCATTTCAGCATGGCGAGGTCTTTGTTACGTTTGATGGTGGTGAGACGGACCTCGATCTTGGGCATTACGAGAGATTCCTGGATATAGAGGTTCCCAAGTACCACAACATAACCAGTGGGCAGGTTTACTACTCGGTAATTAGGAAGGAGCGGAGGGGTAAGTACCTCGGCCAAACAGTCCAGTTAATACCACACGTCACGGATGAGATTAAGAGGAGGATAATGCTCGTAACAAGGAGGGAGAGGCCCGATGTTGTCCTTGTGGAAATAGGGGGCACGGTCGGTGATTACGAGGGACTTCCATTCCTAGAGGCCGCTAGGCAAATGAAGCTTGAAATGCCTGAGGATGTGTTGTTCGTGCATGTGGCGCTGGTACCCCTATTATCAACAACGGGAGAATTAAAGACAAAACCCCTGCAGCACAGCGTGGCTGAGTTGAGGAGGGTTGGTATACAGCCCGACATTATAATTGCCAGGTCGCCTAAGCCATTGGATGAGGGAACTAAGCGTAAGATCTCACTCTTTACAAATGTACCCCTAGAGGCCGTGTTCACCTCCTACGACGTGGACACTATATACAAGGTTCCATTAATCCTCGAGGAGCAGGGGCTTGGTAAGTACATAATAAGGAAGTTGGGGCTTGAGGATAGGCCTGCTAAGCTTGATGACTGGGTGTCTTTCGTAAACTCCCTGGAGAATGCAAAGGAGGTGGTTAGGGTATTCATGTGTGGTAAGTACGTGAAGCTTCATGACTCGTACATAAGCATTGTGGAGGCCATTAAGCACGCAGCCGCTCACTTAAAGGTTAAGCCCGAGATAGTGTGGTGCGATACCGAGGAGATCGAGAAGGAGCCCTCTAAGGTTACTGAATTGAACAATGCAGATGCAGTCATAGTACTACCCGGCTTTGGGGCCAGGGGTGTTGAGGGTAAGATAGAGGCCATTAGGTACGTTAGGGAAAACAACATACCATTCCTCGGCATATGCTACGGGATGCAGCTAGCCGTTGTTGAGTTCGCAAGGAACGTGGTTGGGCTAAAGGGCGCCCACACAACCGAGGTGGACCCAAACACGCCCTACCCAGTCATTGACATAACCCCAGAGGAGGCGAATGTTAAGGACTTGGGCGGCACCATGATACTCGGTAACAGGAGAATCAAGATTATGGAGGGCACCATAGCCCATGAGATCTACGGCAGAGCCGAAATACAGGAGAGGCATAGGCATAGGTATGAGGTGAACCCCAGGTTCTTCAATGCACTGACCGAGAGGGGCCTCGTGTTCTCAGGCTGGCGTGTGGATAAGCCACGCGTTGAGATAATCGAGTTACCTACCCACTACTTCTTCGTAGCCACGCAATTCCACCCAGAGTTTAGGAGTAGACCACTGAGGCCCCACCCGCTATTCATAGCCCTACTGAGGGCCGCCATTAATAGGAAGCATGAATTACCATCACCATACTCACTGAGGCATGTAACCGCTTAA
- a CDS encoding deoxyhypusine synthase — MSEIPFIVGDVLDLDVGIRSLDELINAYRVMGGFQSRHLADAVDVLLEMYSNRDTTVFMSFTGNLVSTGLRGLIAKFIERGFVDVVITTAGTLDHDIAKSMGGKYRLSYFDVDDVEMSRAGIHRIGNVAVSKEHYGPLIERFVHSALSELSRVKGEWGIRELIWELGSRVDDEYSIIRAAARARVPIYVPGFVDGAFGTAILTYNETQRARAEGRPIRIDLLKDEHELMDIVYSSKSLGALIVGGGISKHHVIWWSQFTGGLDYVVYITMAVEWDGSLSGARPREAITWGKVKPTAKQAFVFADATIVLPIVIPYIVAKLNYREPKRIIQ; from the coding sequence ATGTCTGAAATACCATTTATAGTAGGTGATGTACTGGACCTAGACGTGGGTATAAGGAGCCTCGATGAATTAATAAATGCGTACAGGGTCATGGGAGGCTTCCAAAGTAGGCACTTGGCGGATGCGGTGGATGTGCTCCTGGAGATGTACAGCAATAGGGACACCACGGTCTTCATGTCCTTCACAGGCAACCTAGTATCCACGGGCCTGAGGGGATTAATTGCTAAGTTCATCGAGAGGGGGTTCGTGGATGTGGTAATAACCACCGCGGGCACCCTGGACCACGACATCGCCAAGTCCATGGGTGGTAAATACCGCCTGAGTTACTTCGACGTTGATGACGTGGAGATGAGCAGGGCCGGTATTCATAGGATTGGTAATGTGGCGGTGAGTAAGGAGCACTATGGACCCCTAATTGAGAGGTTTGTTCATTCAGCACTTAGTGAATTATCCAGGGTTAAAGGTGAATGGGGTATTAGGGAGTTGATTTGGGAATTGGGTAGTAGGGTTGATGATGAGTACTCAATAATTAGGGCAGCCGCCAGGGCCAGGGTGCCCATATACGTGCCTGGCTTCGTAGACGGCGCATTTGGCACGGCAATATTAACATACAATGAGACACAGAGGGCCAGGGCTGAGGGTAGGCCCATTAGGATTGACCTGCTTAAGGATGAGCATGAATTAATGGATATAGTTTACTCAAGTAAATCCCTGGGGGCCTTAATAGTGGGTGGTGGCATCAGTAAGCATCACGTGATATGGTGGAGCCAGTTTACGGGGGGTCTTGATTACGTGGTCTACATAACCATGGCCGTGGAGTGGGACGGCTCATTAAGTGGTGCTCGTCCAAGGGAGGCCATTACCTGGGGTAAGGTTAAGCCCACGGCAAAGCAAGCCTTCGTATTTGCAGACGCAACGATAGTGCTACCCATAGTTATACCGTACATAGTGGCCAAGCTTAACTATAGGGAGCCCAAGCGCATCATACAATGA
- a CDS encoding class I SAM-dependent methyltransferase, whose translation MPYDVPFVPTPEVVVRRMLQLANVRRDEVVYDLGCGDGRVVIIAAREFGAQSACIEIRKDLYEQTLRRVKDLGLEDRVKVIYGNFFEEDLSDADVVFMYLLTSVNERIRPKLERELRPGTRVVSHDFEMPGWKPLIVEDLYEEWRSHKIYLYKIPGMEVPIPTEGIKNADTLLHDENLISIAKLIDGNRSIEDIALKTGLTNRQVRNMINELIKTGLVKELRLIK comes from the coding sequence ATGCCCTACGACGTACCCTTCGTACCCACGCCTGAGGTTGTGGTCAGGAGGATGCTCCAACTGGCCAATGTGAGGAGGGATGAGGTGGTTTACGATCTTGGTTGTGGCGATGGTAGGGTTGTCATAATAGCGGCCAGGGAGTTTGGGGCCCAGTCAGCATGCATAGAGATTAGGAAGGACCTCTACGAGCAAACGCTTAGGAGGGTTAAGGACCTAGGCCTTGAGGATAGGGTTAAGGTGATTTATGGGAACTTCTTCGAGGAGGATCTCTCGGATGCGGACGTGGTCTTTATGTACCTACTAACCAGTGTGAATGAGAGGATTAGGCCTAAATTAGAGAGGGAGTTAAGGCCGGGCACTAGGGTTGTTAGTCACGACTTCGAAATGCCCGGCTGGAAACCCCTCATTGTGGAGGATCTGTACGAGGAGTGGAGGAGCCATAAGATTTACCTCTATAAGATACCGGGTATGGAGGTGCCCATACCCACTGAGGGGATTAAGAACGCGGACACGCTACTACATGATGAGAACCTAATAAGCATAGCGAAGCTTATTGATGGGAATAGGTCCATTGAGGATATAGCCCTTAAGACTGGACTAACCAATAGGCAGGTTAGGAATATGATTAATGAATTAATTAAGACAGGTCTCGTTAAGGAGCTCAGGCTCATCAAGTAA
- a CDS encoding M48 family metallopeptidase, whose protein sequence is MADSNPNQIIRKLITNPTGLINYIERYTHTVINAPYIVKEVTNESVKLSLYDDNGYAQVKLNDSLEIRGKGRTKELINALVFRYIGTEGLRRISILLIRRGDRVYRISELPNLGSPLLGLMGILIITLFSISIVAILLRLLSGAISMHIVLLMVLTPLLIPILYAYLLRISIRGGLIDDVSIIRFTVVYDELSVDSERVNKLLSSIGGSKSIDEVRRFIYLLASLRGVVGFSEDTISIGELRSRLRIGRNVRLYLVNMNQCNAASMGLPGLNYVLISTKLISCLNIDELMAVLAHEIGHIRHSDSIKLLFLISLSEALNIAFITHLTSMLSLPVIPMLMALVLMELLLITYVMKLSEYSADKYTLNFVGKESLINALRKVAWRELLMEVTHRRPGLFSMHPTIIKRIMKVSSYPEPRIHSSVIHV, encoded by the coding sequence ATGGCGGATTCAAATCCCAATCAAATAATCCGTAAATTAATCACAAACCCCACAGGTCTCATAAACTACATCGAGCGCTATACCCACACGGTCATAAATGCACCCTATATTGTTAAGGAGGTTACCAACGAATCCGTGAAGCTATCCCTATACGACGATAATGGCTATGCCCAGGTGAAACTAAATGACTCGCTGGAGATCAGGGGTAAGGGTAGGACTAAGGAGTTGATTAATGCCCTGGTCTTTAGGTACATAGGCACTGAGGGTCTACGTAGAATCTCAATATTATTAATAAGGAGGGGGGATAGGGTTTATAGGATTAGTGAATTACCAAACCTGGGCTCCCCACTCCTTGGCCTAATGGGTATCTTAATCATAACCCTATTCTCAATATCAATAGTAGCAATCCTCCTTAGACTGCTTAGTGGGGCAATCTCAATGCACATTGTGCTCTTAATGGTCCTAACACCATTATTAATACCCATACTCTACGCATACTTACTAAGGATTAGTATTAGGGGTGGTTTAATTGATGATGTAAGTATAATCAGGTTCACGGTCGTCTACGATGAATTGAGCGTGGACTCGGAACGCGTAAATAAGTTACTCAGTAGTATTGGTGGTTCTAAATCCATTGATGAGGTTAGGAGGTTCATTTACCTACTGGCTTCACTGAGGGGTGTTGTTGGTTTTAGTGAGGATACGATAAGCATTGGCGAGCTTAGGTCTAGGTTGAGGATTGGTAGGAATGTGCGCCTATACCTGGTAAACATGAATCAATGCAATGCGGCATCCATGGGATTACCCGGCCTGAATTATGTGCTGATCAGTACCAAGTTGATCTCGTGCTTAAACATTGATGAGTTAATGGCGGTGTTGGCCCATGAAATCGGCCATATTAGGCATTCGGATTCCATTAAGCTCCTATTCCTAATATCATTAAGCGAGGCCCTGAACATAGCCTTCATAACCCACTTAACGTCAATGTTAAGTCTCCCGGTCATACCAATGCTCATGGCGTTGGTGCTTATGGAATTACTATTAATAACGTATGTAATGAAGCTCAGTGAGTACTCAGCTGATAAGTACACACTAAACTTTGTGGGTAAGGAATCCCTCATAAATGCGCTAAGGAAGGTTGCCTGGAGGGAATTATTGATGGAGGTTACCCATAGGAGGCCCGGGCTATTCTCAATGCACCCAACAATAATTAAGAGGATCATGAAGGTATCATCATACCCAGAACCACGGATACACAGTTCAGTGATACATGTATAA